The genomic segment TCGCCTGGGATTAAACCGCATTGTTTCCAATATATCCAGAGGCGGGCAGATGATGACTCCCCTTCAGGCCCTGCGAGTTTGTGGACCGCGGGAGGGGGCAATTCGACCATCCCCTCAAACGTTACGCGCAGTAGCACTTAAGCTCGCGATCCTTTTAGAGGAATCACTGCCAGGGCAGTACGCAGAATTCGGAATTGATCTGGGAGTCGATGTCCATGGACGGGTGTGGCTATTGGAGGTCAACAGCAAGCCATCCAAGTCAGCCAAAACTGTTCCATTGCCTGAGGGTGCCGAAGAGCTGCCTCGGCGTGCTCGCCCTTCTGTCATTCGCATGCTGGATTATTCCGCCTTTCTAAGTGGTTTTCCCCGAACCATTCAACCACAAAAGACGATAAAAAGAAGACCGAAGCGCAACAAAAACAGGCGAAGGTGACCTACATGACAGCATCCGAGAGAAGTCTTGGCATCATGGCCCGGTGCCAGGGCTCCCACTTTGTAGACAAAGGGTACTACAAAAAGCTTACGCTCTATGGACGCAAGCACGGCATTCGCGTCTTCGTTTTTTCACCACGTCAGGTTAACTTTTCCACTCGTATGGTAAAAGGCTTCGAGTATCGCAATGGGTCCTGGCACGCGAAAGACTTCCCAATCCCCGCCTTTATCTATGACCGTTGCTTTGTGGGCCCATCTTATCGCCACTATAAACCATTTGTGGAAAAGTTGCAAAACGATCGCAACATTACGTTTTTGGGGCATGGTCTGTCTGGAAAATGGCAGGTGCACCAGATGCTCGCTAAGTCTCCTCTCCTCGCCCCGCTGCTCCCGCCTACTGAAATATTCTCTTATCCTGTGCTCCACGCAACCTTGCAAAAATACGGGGCAGCTATCATCAAGCCTATGGCTGGGACTCACGGTATTGGTGTCGTGAGAATCAAAGAAGTACGCAGTGGATATGAAGCTTCTGGACGAAACCGAGACAATAAGCCTTTCACTAGGCGAATCCGGGACACTGCCGGATTAAAAAGTTTTGTGTCTGTCTTTACTGCCGGCCGCAAGTTCCTGGTACAGCCCTATCTAGAGTTGCATACCCCGGATGGTACTCCATTCGATGTCCGTATTCTGGTTCAAAAAAACGAGCTGGGTAAATGGGGAACAACTGGCAAAGCTGTGCGTCTGGGAGACAAACGCAGTATTACCTCCAATTTGCACGGAGGAGGGAAAGCAACACCTCTGGCCTCTTTCCTGCCCCTTCACTTTACATCCGTAAAAGCGGCACGCATCGAGCAAACAATCAACCGAGTGGCGGAAGAACTTCCCCGTTTTTTGGAAGAGTCACACGGCAGGCTCGTTGAGCTGGGAATCGATATCGGCATCGACACCGCAGGTAATGTTTGGATCATCGAGGTAAACAGCAGACCAGGGCGAACTGTTTTTCGCATGATTGACGACCCGACTGCACAACTGCATTCGATTACTCAGCCCGTTCGCTACGCCCACTATCTTATGAAAGAGCGTGTAGGAGGTTAAAGCATGGAAACGTTCAGAATGCGGCTTCGCTTCCTTTCCAACCCCCGTATCAGTGGGATTATCCTGCCGGCTACTCTCTTCCAACAGTTACAGCTACGTCAACGCCAAAAAATTAAAGT from the Brevibacillus brevis genome contains:
- a CDS encoding YheC/YheD family endospore coat-associated protein produces the protein MTASERSLGIMARCQGSHFVDKGYYKKLTLYGRKHGIRVFVFSPRQVNFSTRMVKGFEYRNGSWHAKDFPIPAFIYDRCFVGPSYRHYKPFVEKLQNDRNITFLGHGLSGKWQVHQMLAKSPLLAPLLPPTEIFSYPVLHATLQKYGAAIIKPMAGTHGIGVVRIKEVRSGYEASGRNRDNKPFTRRIRDTAGLKSFVSVFTAGRKFLVQPYLELHTPDGTPFDVRILVQKNELGKWGTTGKAVRLGDKRSITSNLHGGGKATPLASFLPLHFTSVKAARIEQTINRVAEELPRFLEESHGRLVELGIDIGIDTAGNVWIIEVNSRPGRTVFRMIDDPTAQLHSITQPVRYAHYLMKERVGG